In Rhodospirillum rubrum ATCC 11170, a genomic segment contains:
- the pstA gene encoding phosphate ABC transporter permease PstA → MATHNTELVRAGLKRRYRQERWFRGLGLAAILTALAMLLTLFVTIFSNGVSAFVTTELVLDVPVTAAEVDPQGTRDPAVLSAANYRKLVSDAMSALFPEVTDRRERRVLMGIVSDGAAYRLRAQVMADPSLIGQTVRLNVPVSSDYDMLAKGLVDRDSLEGDRRLADNQITYFLSLEERGLITKTFNSGLFTEGDSRQPELAGIWGGVVGSVYVLLVTLALSFPIGVATAIYLEEYAPRNWFTDLIEVNINNLAAVPSIVFGLLGLAVFLNVFGMPRSAPVVGGLVLTLMTLPTIIIASRAALTSVPPSIREAALGVGASKMQMVTHHVLPLAMPGMLTGTIIGMAQALGETAPLLMIGMVAFIADIPSGPMAPATVLPVQIFLWSDSPERAFVERTSAAIIVLLAFLVLMNAGAVLLRKKFERKW, encoded by the coding sequence ATGGCTACCCATAACACAGAGCTGGTCCGGGCCGGATTGAAGCGGCGCTATCGCCAGGAGCGGTGGTTCCGCGGCCTGGGGCTGGCGGCGATCCTGACGGCTTTGGCCATGTTGCTCACCTTGTTCGTGACGATCTTCTCGAACGGCGTGTCGGCGTTCGTCACCACCGAACTGGTGCTTGACGTGCCGGTCACCGCCGCCGAGGTCGATCCCCAGGGAACACGTGATCCGGCGGTGCTGTCGGCGGCGAATTATCGCAAGCTGGTGTCCGACGCCATGAGCGCCCTGTTCCCCGAGGTTACCGACCGCCGCGAGCGTCGGGTGCTGATGGGCATCGTGTCCGATGGCGCGGCCTACCGCCTGCGCGCCCAGGTCATGGCCGATCCCTCGCTGATCGGTCAGACGGTGCGCCTGAACGTGCCGGTCTCCTCGGATTACGACATGCTGGCCAAGGGGCTGGTCGACCGCGACAGCCTGGAGGGCGATCGCCGCCTCGCCGATAACCAGATCACCTATTTCCTCAGCCTGGAAGAGCGCGGCCTGATCACCAAGACCTTCAACTCGGGCCTGTTCACCGAGGGCGACAGCCGCCAGCCCGAACTGGCCGGCATCTGGGGCGGTGTCGTCGGCTCGGTCTATGTTCTGCTGGTGACGCTGGCGCTGTCGTTTCCCATCGGCGTGGCGACCGCCATCTATCTCGAGGAATACGCCCCGCGCAATTGGTTCACCGATCTGATCGAGGTGAACATCAACAACCTCGCGGCGGTGCCGTCGATCGTCTTCGGTCTGCTCGGCCTCGCCGTCTTCCTCAATGTCTTCGGGATGCCCCGTTCGGCGCCGGTGGTCGGCGGGCTGGTGCTGACCTTGATGACCCTGCCGACCATCATCATCGCCAGCCGCGCCGCCCTGACCTCGGTTCCGCCGTCGATCCGCGAGGCGGCGCTCGGGGTGGGGGCCTCGAAGATGCAGATGGTCACCCACCATGTGCTGCCGCTGGCGATGCCGGGCATGTTGACCGGCACCATCATCGGCATGGCCCAGGCCCTGGGCGAGACGGCGCCGCTGCTGATGATCGGCATGGTCGCCTTCATCGCCGATATCCCCTCGGGTCCGATGGCCCCGGCCACCGTTTTGCCGGTCCAGATCTTCCTGTGGTCCGACAGCCCGGAACGGGCCTTCGTCGAACGCACCTCGGCGGCGATCATCGTCTTGCTCGCCTTCCTGGTGCTGATGAACGCCGGCGCCGTGCTTCTTCGCAAAAAGTTCGAACGCAAATGGTAG
- the pstB gene encoding phosphate ABC transporter ATP-binding protein PstB: MTNQSAPFEGTAGQPRIPDRDVKVAVNDVNVFYGAKQAIKNVGLDIVAREVTAFIGPSGCGKSTFLRCLNRMNDTIDICKVTGDIRLDGEDVYDRHIDVVELRARVGMVFQKPNPFPKSIYENIAYGPRIHGIARGKSELDEIVQSSLERAGLWEEVKDRLESPGTGLSGGQQQRVCIARAIAVSPEVILMDEPCSALDPIATAKIEELIDELRSNYTIVIVTHSMQQAARVSQRTAFFHLGRLIECGDTETIFTNPQHNLTQGYITGRFG, from the coding sequence ATGACCAACCAAAGCGCACCCTTCGAGGGAACCGCCGGCCAGCCCCGCATCCCCGACCGGGACGTCAAGGTGGCGGTCAATGATGTCAATGTGTTCTATGGCGCCAAGCAGGCGATCAAGAACGTCGGTCTGGATATCGTCGCCCGCGAGGTCACCGCCTTCATCGGCCCCTCGGGCTGCGGCAAATCGACCTTCCTGCGCTGCCTGAACCGGATGAACGACACCATCGACATCTGCAAGGTGACCGGTGACATCCGCCTGGATGGCGAGGATGTCTATGACCGCCATATCGACGTGGTGGAACTGCGCGCCCGCGTCGGCATGGTCTTCCAGAAGCCCAATCCCTTTCCCAAGTCGATCTACGAGAACATCGCCTATGGGCCGCGCATCCATGGCATCGCGCGCGGCAAGTCCGAACTCGACGAGATCGTCCAATCCTCGCTCGAACGCGCCGGCTTGTGGGAAGAGGTCAAGGACCGCCTGGAGAGCCCGGGAACCGGCTTGTCGGGTGGTCAGCAGCAGCGCGTTTGCATCGCCCGGGCCATCGCCGTCTCGCCCGAGGTGATCTTGATGGACGAGCCCTGTTCGGCGCTTGATCCGATCGCGACGGCCAAGATCGAGGAGCTGATCGACGAGTTGCGCTCCAATTATACCATCGTCATCGTCACCCATTCCATGCAGCAGGCCGCCCGCGTCTCCCAGCGCACCGCGTTCTTCCACCTGGGCCGGCTGATCGAATGCGGTGATACGGAGACGATTTTCACCAATCCCCAGCACAATTTGACCCAGGGTTATATCACCGGCCGCTTCGGCTGA
- a CDS encoding DUF2336 domain-containing protein, whose protein sequence is MAETKLTADDVQRLLSDPSGENRAVTAGKLARQFDEHLLTEQERQLAEEIFRLFARDVEVQVRRALSTNLKENPFVPHDIAMALAGDVDEVSLPILEYSTVLNDHDLLDIVRGHGGSKMEAIAKRSQVSEEVSEALVEEGGEAVIATLVANQGAHISDKSMERVVDRFGDSEAVQRPLVARPHLPAAIAEKLVSRVSEDLRAALASRHDLSPELAADLILQSRERATLSYSLGSSEEEVERLVEQLAVNNRLTPSIILRSLCMGDLKFFEYALAVRSGIPVINARMLIHDGGPLGLKGIYEKASLPETLFPATHAALSVAHEMDYDGRENDRARYARRMIERILTQYGDLGVEFEHDDLEYLLAKMNQLPSDATIIQ, encoded by the coding sequence ATGGCCGAGACGAAACTGACGGCGGACGATGTCCAGCGGCTGCTGAGTGACCCTTCCGGGGAAAACAGGGCGGTCACGGCCGGAAAACTGGCCCGCCAGTTCGATGAGCATCTGCTCACCGAACAGGAACGCCAATTGGCCGAAGAGATTTTTCGCCTGTTCGCCCGCGATGTGGAAGTCCAGGTCCGCCGCGCCCTGTCGACCAATCTGAAGGAAAACCCCTTCGTTCCCCATGATATCGCCATGGCTCTGGCCGGCGACGTCGATGAGGTGTCCCTGCCCATTCTTGAGTATTCGACGGTCCTCAACGATCACGATCTGCTCGACATCGTGCGCGGTCATGGCGGCTCCAAGATGGAAGCCATCGCCAAGCGCTCCCAGGTCTCCGAGGAGGTTTCCGAGGCCCTGGTCGAAGAGGGCGGCGAGGCCGTCATCGCCACCCTGGTCGCCAATCAGGGCGCCCATATTTCCGATAAATCCATGGAACGGGTGGTGGATCGCTTCGGCGATAGCGAGGCGGTGCAGCGCCCGCTGGTCGCCCGCCCCCATCTGCCCGCCGCCATCGCCGAAAAGCTGGTTTCGCGGGTTTCGGAAGACTTGCGCGCCGCCTTGGCCTCCCGTCACGATTTGTCGCCCGAACTCGCCGCCGATCTGATCTTGCAAAGCCGCGAGCGGGCGACGCTCAGCTACTCCCTGGGCAGTTCCGAGGAGGAGGTCGAACGCCTTGTCGAGCAACTGGCGGTCAACAACCGCCTGACTCCGTCGATCATCCTGCGCTCCTTGTGCATGGGGGATCTGAAATTCTTCGAATACGCCCTGGCGGTGCGCTCGGGGATCCCGGTGATCAACGCCCGCATGCTGATCCATGATGGCGGGCCGCTGGGACTGAAGGGGATTTACGAAAAGGCCAGTCTGCCCGAAACCCTTTTTCCCGCCACCCATGCCGCGCTGTCGGTCGCCCATGAAATGGACTACGACGGCCGCGAAAACGATCGGGCCCGCTATGCCCGGCGGATGATCGAACGCATCCTGACCCAATACGGCGACCTTGGCGTTGAATTCGAGCACGACGATCTTGAATACCTTCTGGCCAAGATGAACCAGCTTCCCTCGGATGCGACCATCATCCAATAG
- a CDS encoding adenine phosphoribosyltransferase — translation MNLKDHIREVPDFPKPGILFYDISTLLADPDAWQVTMGRMAKVVAPRLPDVLAGIESRGFLVAAPLALKLGLGFVMVRKKGKLPGATVRHEYALEYGTDTVEVQEGAVLPGQRVVILDDLLATGGTLNAASELLGKMGANVVGAACIIELSFLKGRERTKVPIDSLVAYDS, via the coding sequence ATGAACCTTAAGGACCATATTCGTGAAGTCCCCGATTTTCCCAAGCCGGGGATTCTCTTTTACGATATCTCGACGTTGCTGGCCGATCCCGACGCCTGGCAGGTCACCATGGGGCGAATGGCCAAAGTGGTCGCCCCGCGCCTGCCCGATGTTCTGGCCGGCATCGAATCCCGCGGCTTCCTGGTCGCCGCCCCGCTCGCCCTCAAGCTTGGGCTGGGCTTCGTCATGGTCCGCAAGAAGGGCAAACTGCCCGGCGCCACCGTCCGCCACGAATACGCCCTGGAATATGGCACCGACACCGTCGAGGTCCAGGAAGGCGCCGTTCTGCCCGGCCAACGCGTGGTGATCCTCGATGACCTGCTGGCCACCGGCGGCACGCTCAACGCCGCCTCGGAATTGCTTGGCAAGATGGGCGCCAATGTCGTCGGCGCCGCCTGCATCATCGAGCTGAGTTTCCTCAAGGGCCGCGAGCGCACCAAGGTTCCCATCGACAGCCTCGTCGCCTACGACTCCTAA
- the pstC gene encoding phosphate ABC transporter permease subunit PstC yields the protein MNSLLLVLAVLALSSFAYAAGTRRSMRAVGGKLQTLHSLPGYYGLYVALWCGLPALFLMVAWVIFEPSVVHSLVLASLPPSALLDAAGTPLPPERVRLLMTDIANIASGNISSSTDPLIAQAGAYQASLQSTGRAIMIALTLALAVAGSAWGLKAIAPRMRARNTVEKVVKVFMIACSTVAILTTIGIVLSLVFESFRFFQQVSPIDFLFGLKWSPQVAMRADQVGSSGAFGAVPLFVGTALISAIAMVVAVPIGLMSAIYMSEYAAPGFRAWAKPALEVLAGIPTVVYGFFAALTVAPAIRRWGESIGLDVSSESALAAGLVMGIMIIPFVSSLSDDVITAVPQSMREGSYGLGATKSETIRRVIFPAALPGIVGGILLAVSRAIGETMIVVMAAGLAANLTANPFEAVTTVTVQIVTLLVGDQEFDSPKTLAAFALGLVLFFVTLILNIIALHVVRKYREQYD from the coding sequence ATGAATTCCTTGCTGCTGGTCCTGGCCGTTCTTGCCCTGTCCTCCTTCGCCTATGCGGCTGGTACGCGCCGGTCGATGCGCGCGGTGGGCGGCAAGCTTCAGACCCTTCATTCGCTGCCCGGCTACTACGGCCTTTACGTGGCCCTGTGGTGTGGTCTGCCGGCGCTGTTCCTGATGGTCGCCTGGGTGATCTTCGAGCCCAGCGTTGTCCACTCCCTGGTGCTGGCCTCGCTGCCGCCCTCGGCCCTGCTCGACGCCGCCGGGACGCCGCTGCCGCCCGAGCGGGTTCGCCTGCTGATGACCGATATCGCCAATATCGCCTCGGGAAACATCTCGTCGAGCACCGATCCCTTGATCGCCCAGGCCGGCGCCTATCAGGCCAGCCTGCAATCGACCGGCCGGGCGATCATGATCGCCCTGACCCTGGCGCTGGCGGTGGCCGGTTCGGCCTGGGGGCTGAAGGCGATCGCCCCGCGGATGCGGGCCCGCAACACGGTCGAGAAGGTGGTCAAGGTTTTCATGATCGCCTGTTCGACGGTGGCGATCCTCACCACCATCGGCATCGTTCTGTCGCTGGTTTTCGAAAGCTTCCGCTTCTTCCAGCAGGTCTCGCCGATTGATTTCCTGTTCGGCTTGAAGTGGAGCCCGCAGGTGGCGATGCGCGCCGATCAGGTGGGCTCGTCGGGGGCTTTCGGCGCCGTGCCGCTGTTCGTTGGAACGGCGTTGATCTCGGCCATCGCCATGGTCGTCGCCGTGCCGATCGGCTTGATGTCGGCGATCTATATGTCCGAATACGCCGCTCCCGGCTTCCGGGCCTGGGCCAAGCCCGCCCTGGAAGTGCTGGCGGGCATCCCCACCGTGGTTTACGGCTTCTTCGCCGCCCTGACCGTCGCTCCGGCGATCCGCCGCTGGGGCGAGTCGATCGGCCTTGACGTCTCGTCGGAAAGCGCGCTCGCCGCCGGTTTGGTGATGGGGATCATGATCATCCCCTTCGTATCGTCGCTGTCGGACGACGTGATCACCGCCGTTCCCCAATCGATGCGCGAAGGCTCCTATGGCCTGGGGGCGACCAAAAGCGAGACCATCCGCCGGGTGATCTTCCCCGCCGCCCTGCCCGGGATCGTCGGCGGCATCTTGCTGGCGGTGTCGCGGGCGATTGGCGAGACGATGATCGTGGTGATGGCCGCCGGACTGGCCGCCAATCTCACGGCCAATCCCTTCGAGGCGGTGACGACGGTGACGGTGCAGATCGTGACCTTGCTGGTGGGCGATCAGGAATTCGACAGCCCCAAGACCCTGGCGGCCTTCGCCCTTGGCCTGGTGCTGTTCTTCGTCACCCTGATCCTCAACATCATCGCCTTGCACGTGGTCCGCAAATATCGCGAGCAATACGACTAA
- a CDS encoding TAXI family TRAP transporter solute-binding subunit, with product MRFAFAVLFALTVAAMPAGFGGGAALAADPRIVTIGTGGVTGVYYPAGGAICRMVNKHRAEHGIRCAVEATDGSVENLESLRAGDLDLGIAQADWVHHAWEGGAKYQNRAAFAGLRTLLELHAESFTVVARKATGIRTFDDLKGRRVSLGITGSGQRATAEVLLAAMDWTLKDFSAVPEVKPAEQSAALCDDRVDAIIYVVGHPNGAIIEATTSCDAGFVAVDNAGTASLIAENPFYAKTVIPAKLYRGNPADTPTFGVHATLVATAALPDDVAYALVKAVMENFDDFRKLHPAFAGLVRESMVPAQSTVPVHPGALRYFQEIGLR from the coding sequence ATGAGGTTCGCGTTCGCTGTGCTCTTCGCCCTGACGGTGGCGGCGATGCCTGCGGGATTTGGCGGAGGGGCGGCGCTGGCGGCCGATCCGCGGATTGTCACCATCGGTACGGGCGGGGTCACCGGCGTTTATTACCCGGCCGGCGGCGCCATCTGTCGCATGGTCAACAAGCATCGGGCCGAGCATGGCATCCGCTGTGCGGTGGAAGCGACCGATGGCTCGGTCGAAAACCTCGAATCCTTGCGCGCCGGCGACCTTGATCTGGGGATCGCCCAGGCGGACTGGGTTCATCACGCCTGGGAAGGCGGTGCCAAGTACCAGAACCGGGCGGCGTTTGCCGGTCTGCGCACCCTGCTTGAACTCCATGCCGAATCCTTCACCGTGGTCGCGCGCAAGGCGACGGGCATTCGCACCTTCGACGATCTCAAGGGGCGTCGGGTCAGCCTGGGGATCACCGGATCGGGACAGCGGGCGACGGCCGAGGTGTTGCTGGCGGCGATGGACTGGACCTTGAAGGATTTTTCCGCCGTTCCCGAGGTCAAGCCGGCCGAGCAATCGGCGGCGCTCTGCGATGACCGGGTCGATGCCATCATCTATGTGGTCGGCCATCCCAATGGGGCGATCATCGAGGCAACCACCTCGTGCGATGCCGGCTTCGTCGCCGTCGACAACGCCGGGACCGCCAGCCTGATCGCCGAGAACCCCTTCTATGCCAAGACCGTCATCCCGGCCAAGCTGTACCGGGGAAACCCCGCCGATACGCCGACCTTCGGCGTCCATGCCACCTTGGTCGCCACCGCCGCCTTGCCCGATGACGTGGCCTATGCCCTGGTCAAGGCGGTGATGGAGAACTTCGACGATTTCCGCAAGCTCCATCCCGCCTTCGCCGGGCTGGTCCGCGAGTCCATGGTGCCCGCTCAGTCCACGGTGCCTGTGCACCCGGGGGCTTTACGCTATTTCCAGGAAATCGGCTTACGGTAA
- a CDS encoding YeiH family protein, translating into MMRFRSTAAVLPVPPAGVIAGMFAALPGLGLAFAVAGSGFLLHRLPGLDRISPLIVSIILGMAVNSLWAMPLRAKPGLRVASRRLLRLAVVLLGLQITFDHLRALGAPGMAVVALTLLLTFLLTKALGRLIGVERGLAELIAVGTAVCGASAVVAANTVTQADDEDVAYAIACVTVFGTLAMILYPLLAGALGLAPAAYGLWTGASIHEIAQVLAAGFQHGPQAGEAATVAKLARIALLAPLVLAMGLWKSRGADTSAKGARPPIPWFVVGFIVMIGVSSLIHPSAALSQGAATLTSVLMTVALAAMGLETSLGKLRARGLRPLLLGAASWMVVGLGALALVKVLTTGGGA; encoded by the coding sequence ATGATGCGTTTCCGTTCCACCGCCGCCGTTTTGCCCGTTCCCCCCGCCGGAGTCATCGCGGGGATGTTCGCCGCCCTTCCCGGCCTTGGCTTGGCCTTTGCCGTGGCCGGGAGCGGGTTTTTGCTCCATCGCCTGCCGGGGCTCGACAGGATCAGCCCGCTGATCGTGTCGATCATCCTGGGCATGGCGGTCAATAGCCTGTGGGCGATGCCGCTGCGGGCCAAACCGGGGCTGCGCGTGGCGTCGCGGCGCCTGCTTCGGCTGGCCGTGGTTCTTTTGGGGCTGCAGATCACCTTTGATCACCTGCGGGCGTTGGGCGCCCCGGGGATGGCGGTGGTCGCCCTGACCCTGCTTCTGACCTTTTTGCTGACCAAGGCTTTGGGGCGGCTGATCGGTGTCGAACGGGGCTTGGCCGAATTGATCGCCGTCGGCACGGCGGTCTGCGGCGCCTCGGCGGTGGTCGCGGCCAATACGGTGACGCAGGCCGATGACGAGGACGTGGCCTATGCCATCGCCTGCGTCACCGTGTTCGGGACGCTGGCGATGATCCTCTATCCGTTGCTTGCCGGAGCGCTTGGCTTGGCTCCTGCGGCCTATGGGCTGTGGACCGGGGCGTCGATCCACGAGATCGCCCAGGTGCTGGCCGCCGGCTTCCAGCACGGTCCCCAGGCCGGCGAGGCGGCGACCGTGGCCAAGCTCGCCCGCATCGCCTTGCTCGCCCCTCTGGTCCTGGCGATGGGCCTGTGGAAGAGCCGAGGGGCGGACACGTCGGCCAAAGGGGCGCGGCCGCCCATTCCCTGGTTCGTGGTTGGGTTCATCGTCATGATCGGCGTCTCCAGCCTTATCCATCCGTCTGCCGCCCTCAGCCAGGGCGCGGCCACCCTGACCAGCGTGCTGATGACGGTGGCCCTGGCGGCGATGGGGCTGGAAACCAGCCTGGGCAAATTGCGCGCGCGCGGCCTGCGGCCCTTGCTGCTCGGGGCCGCATCGTGGATGGTCGTCGGCCTGGGGGCCTTGGCGCTGGTGAAGGTCCTGACCACTGGCGGAGGGGCGTGA
- a CDS encoding universal stress protein, which translates to MYKRILVPVDLRGTFDWDHTLPHAIALAQFCSAKLHVITVVADFGSSIVGEYFPGGVEKGVAGRLLEALKARTASAVPQDVAVQNMVSEGRIYESIVRVSRQIAADLIVIGAHRPELKDFLLGPNAARVVRRASCSVLVVRE; encoded by the coding sequence ATGTATAAGCGTATCCTGGTGCCCGTCGATTTGCGTGGCACCTTTGATTGGGATCATACCTTGCCCCATGCGATCGCCCTGGCCCAGTTCTGCTCGGCGAAACTGCATGTGATTACGGTGGTGGCCGATTTCGGGTCGAGCATCGTTGGCGAGTATTTTCCCGGTGGTGTTGAGAAAGGCGTTGCCGGGCGCCTGCTCGAGGCGCTCAAGGCCCGAACCGCCTCGGCGGTACCGCAGGACGTGGCCGTGCAGAATATGGTAAGCGAAGGGCGGATCTATGAAAGCATCGTTCGTGTCAGTCGGCAGATCGCCGCCGATTTGATCGTTATCGGCGCCCATCGTCCCGAGTTGAAGGACTTCCTGCTTGGGCCGAATGCGGCGCGGGTCGTGCGTCGCGCGAGCTGTTCGGTCCTGGTCGTTCGGGAATAG
- a CDS encoding LysR family transcriptional regulator, which yields MGEATAATRLSFDQLRTFVAVAEHLHVTAAARQLGISQSAASASIARLEERCGQKLFNRVGRHIELTAAGAIFLSEARAVLDRVGRAEEVLGELSGLRRGRLRLHASQTIANHWLPPLLHRFHQSYPRIALGIGIGNSRAVARAVVEGRADIGFVEGAVSEPLLAPTDLPGDRLLLVVGAGHPWAARTTLAATDLTATPWVIRESGSGTRQVFEAALAGYGLAMAALEVAFELPSNEAVCAAVEAGAGATVISDLVVGRSLRAGSLVALPLAFPERRFQALRHGDRAHGRAEDAFLAMIGCR from the coding sequence ATGGGCGAGGCGACGGCGGCGACCCGGCTTAGCTTTGATCAACTCCGCACCTTTGTCGCCGTCGCCGAGCACCTGCATGTGACGGCGGCGGCGCGCCAGCTTGGCATCAGCCAATCGGCGGCCAGCGCCTCGATCGCCAGGCTGGAGGAGCGCTGCGGCCAGAAGCTGTTCAACCGGGTTGGCCGCCATATCGAACTGACCGCCGCCGGGGCGATCTTCCTGAGCGAGGCCCGGGCCGTGCTTGATCGGGTTGGCCGGGCCGAGGAGGTGTTGGGCGAGTTGTCGGGGCTGCGTCGCGGCCGCCTGCGCCTGCACGCCAGCCAGACCATCGCCAACCACTGGCTGCCGCCGCTGCTCCATCGCTTTCACCAGAGCTACCCGCGGATCGCCCTGGGGATCGGCATCGGCAACAGCCGGGCGGTCGCCCGGGCGGTGGTCGAGGGCCGGGCCGATATCGGCTTCGTCGAAGGCGCGGTGAGCGAGCCGCTGCTCGCCCCCACCGATCTTCCGGGCGACCGCCTGCTGCTGGTGGTCGGCGCCGGCCATCCCTGGGCCGCTCGAACGACGTTGGCGGCGACGGATCTGACCGCGACCCCCTGGGTCATCCGGGAAAGCGGATCGGGAACCCGTCAGGTCTTCGAAGCGGCCCTGGCCGGCTATGGCTTGGCGATGGCCGCTTTGGAGGTGGCTTTCGAACTGCCCTCGAACGAAGCGGTCTGCGCCGCGGTCGAAGCCGGGGCGGGGGCGACGGTGATCTCGGATCTGGTGGTTGGGCGGTCGTTGCGCGCCGGAAGCCTTGTGGCTTTGCCGCTGGCCTTCCCCGAACGACGGTTTCAGGCGCTGCGCCATGGCGATCGCGCCCATGGCCGGGCCGAGGACGCCTTTCTGGCCATGATCGGCTGCCGGTAG
- the phoU gene encoding phosphate signaling complex protein PhoU, producing MSTEHTVRSFDEELKTLVKTVLRMGGLAEAQLANAVQALVRRDSDLAGRVVSGDGRIDAIEQEINDFAIRMLALRQPMADDLRGIVGALKISSDLERIGDYASNVGKRTLVLNQLAPVKPVTTIPTMARLVQDMVKDTLDAYVERDLDKAVMAWSRDDEVDELYTSLFRELVTYMMEDPRTITACTHLMFIAKNIERIGDHATNIAETVHYLVSGNPLRAARPKGSGQGEFGDTLDDIQELNR from the coding sequence ATGTCGACCGAGCACACCGTCCGGTCCTTCGACGAAGAACTCAAAACACTCGTCAAGACCGTGCTGCGCATGGGCGGGCTGGCCGAAGCCCAGCTTGCCAATGCGGTTCAGGCCCTGGTCCGGCGCGATAGCGATCTCGCCGGGCGGGTGGTTTCCGGCGATGGCCGCATCGACGCCATCGAACAGGAGATCAATGATTTCGCCATCCGCATGCTGGCCCTGCGCCAGCCGATGGCCGACGATCTGCGCGGCATCGTCGGCGCCTTGAAGATCTCCAGCGATCTGGAGCGGATCGGCGATTACGCCTCGAACGTTGGGAAGCGCACCCTTGTGCTGAACCAACTGGCGCCGGTCAAACCGGTCACGACCATTCCGACCATGGCCCGTCTGGTCCAGGACATGGTCAAGGATACGCTTGACGCCTATGTCGAGCGCGATCTCGACAAGGCGGTGATGGCCTGGTCGCGCGATGACGAGGTCGACGAGCTTTACACCTCGCTGTTTCGCGAACTCGTCACCTACATGATGGAGGATCCGCGCACCATCACCGCTTGTACCCACCTGATGTTCATCGCCAAGAACATCGAACGGATCGGCGATCACGCCACCAATATCGCCGAGACCGTGCATTACCTGGTTTCGGGAAATCCGCTACGCGCCGCCCGCCCCAAAGGAAGCGGTCAGGGCGAGTTCGGGGACACCCTTGATGACATTCAAGAGCTGAACCGATGA
- the phoB gene encoding phosphate regulon transcriptional regulator PhoB, translated as MKSHVLIVEDEVSLVTLLRYNLEKEGYRVSEAMDGEEAMTLVAEDQPDVVILDWMLPSLSGIEVCRQLRRKPRTRDLPILMLTARGEESDRIRGLNTGADDYMSKPFSMPELLARVKALLRRAQPTSAKGTLSYSDVVMDLGAHRVTRGGRYIHLGPTEFRLLQFLMQNPGAVFSREELLNAVWGPDIYVEPRTVDVHIRRLRKALNGEASTDLIRTVRAAGYALDTNPVFSQ; from the coding sequence ATGAAATCCCATGTGCTGATCGTTGAAGACGAAGTCTCGCTGGTGACCTTGCTGCGCTATAACCTTGAGAAAGAGGGTTACCGGGTGTCCGAGGCGATGGATGGCGAGGAAGCCATGACCCTGGTCGCCGAGGATCAGCCCGATGTGGTGATCCTTGACTGGATGCTGCCGTCGCTGTCGGGGATCGAGGTCTGCCGCCAGCTGCGGCGCAAGCCGCGCACCCGCGATCTGCCGATTTTGATGCTGACGGCGCGCGGCGAGGAAAGTGACCGCATTCGCGGCCTCAATACCGGGGCCGACGACTATATGTCCAAGCCGTTTTCCATGCCCGAACTGCTGGCCCGGGTCAAAGCGCTGCTGCGCCGCGCCCAGCCGACCAGCGCCAAGGGCACGCTGAGCTATTCCGATGTGGTGATGGATCTGGGCGCCCATCGGGTGACCCGGGGGGGACGCTATATCCACCTCGGGCCGACGGAGTTCCGTCTGCTGCAGTTCCTGATGCAGAACCCGGGCGCGGTGTTTTCCCGCGAAGAACTGCTGAACGCCGTTTGGGGACCCGACATCTACGTCGAACCCCGCACCGTTGATGTTCATATCCGCCGTCTGCGCAAGGCGCTCAACGGCGAGGCCAGCACCGATCTGATCCGCACCGTCCGTGCCGCCGGCTACGCGCTTGATACCAACCCCGTCTTCTCCCAATAG